In Rhodospirillales bacterium RIFCSPLOWO2_02_FULL_58_16, a genomic segment contains:
- a CDS encoding LysR family transcriptional regulator translates to MDINLARTFLAIIETGNFNRAAEQVNVTQSTVSMRIKTLETVLGRPLFTRSKAGTSLTAAGIHFQKYAQSLIRIWEQARHELSLPPSFEGVLTIGVQHTLWDNLILKWIPRMQSAAPDVALRAEVGISRGIMRQLADGFLDLAVMYMPQSRPGLVIEELMSEKLALISSDPKTSGPGEPGYIYVDWGPEFLQNIIIAYPNRDSPALTVNHGPLGLQHILRNGGSGYFPLRFISKHLESGRLHLIEEKREFNRPIFMVYSSDNNDPHLETARHALRHVASLNDEG, encoded by the coding sequence ATGGATATTAATCTCGCCCGAACTTTTCTGGCCATAATCGAGACCGGCAACTTCAACAGGGCGGCCGAGCAGGTGAATGTCACCCAATCGACGGTAAGCATGCGCATTAAAACGCTGGAGACCGTCTTGGGGCGTCCTCTTTTTACGCGCAGCAAAGCGGGGACATCCTTGACCGCCGCCGGAATTCATTTTCAGAAATACGCCCAAAGCCTGATCAGAATCTGGGAGCAGGCGCGTCATGAGCTGTCTCTTCCCCCGAGTTTTGAGGGAGTGCTTACCATCGGCGTCCAGCACACGCTGTGGGACAATCTGATTCTGAAATGGATTCCCCGGATGCAATCCGCCGCGCCGGATGTCGCCCTCAGGGCGGAGGTCGGCATTTCCAGGGGAATTATGCGGCAACTGGCCGACGGATTTCTCGATCTTGCCGTCATGTATATGCCTCAGAGCAGGCCGGGACTCGTGATCGAGGAGCTGATGTCGGAGAAACTGGCCCTGATCTCATCTGATCCTAAAACCAGCGGGCCGGGAGAACCGGGGTATATTTATGTGGATTGGGGGCCTGAATTTCTTCAGAACATCATAATTGCCTATCCGAATCGTGACTCGCCGGCGCTCACCGTTAATCATGGCCCGCTTGGCCTTCAGCATATATTGAGAAACGGCGGCTCCGGATATTTCCCCCTGCGCTTCATCAGCAAACACCTGGAATCAGGACGTCTGCACCTTATCGAGGAAAAGAGGGAATTTAACAGGCCGATCTTTATGGTCTATTCGTCGGATAACAATGACCCCCACCTTGAAACGGCGCGGCATGCCCTCAGGCATGTGGCTTCGCTCAATGATGAAGGCTGA
- a CDS encoding heat-shock protein — protein sequence MTIYDFSPLFRSTVGFDRLARLAESALNTDQTGMTYPPYNIEVTGEDSYRITMAVAGFKESDLSIETHENTLTIAGGKAEESGEVHYLHHGIAGRDFVRRFNIADYVEVTGARLADGLLVVDLVREVPETLKPRQIEITAGAPHDIAAKDKKMIESAAKKKAA from the coding sequence ATGACGATCTATGACTTTTCCCCCCTGTTTCGTTCGACCGTCGGCTTTGACCGCCTTGCCCGCTTGGCCGAGTCGGCGCTTAATACCGATCAGACGGGCATGACCTATCCGCCTTACAATATCGAAGTTACCGGCGAGGATTCCTACCGGATCACCATGGCGGTAGCCGGTTTTAAGGAATCCGATCTGTCTATCGAAACCCACGAGAACACCCTGACCATTGCCGGCGGCAAGGCCGAAGAATCCGGCGAAGTTCACTATTTGCACCACGGCATCGCCGGTCGCGACTTCGTGCGCCGCTTTAATATCGCCGATTACGTCGAAGTAACCGGCGCCCGTTTGGCGGACGGTTTGTTAGTCGTCGATCTGGTGCGCGAAGTTCCCGAAACCCTCAAGCCCCGCCAGATCGAGATAACGGCCGGCGCTCCGCACGACATCGCCGCCAAGGACAAGAAAATGATCGAGAGCGCGGCGAAAAAGAAAGCGGCGTGA
- a CDS encoding serine/threonine protein kinase, which translates to MIGDILVTLLAGREIGQIRRTRSNRLTFSYNEEWRKFRGAFPLSLSMPLAVGEHSHEKIEAFLWGLLPDNELVLGRWAHRFQVSARNAFSLVSYIGEDCPGAVQFVRPERLDAILTSRVPEIDWLDEADVAERLRSLRADQSAWRMPHDTGQFSLAGAQPKTALIYDGGRWGVPSGRMPTTHIFKPPTGEFDGHAENEHFCLMLARELGLPAASSEIMRFDGETAIVIERFDRIRTSGMAAAAAMESASHAAATAPMKTEDAPDAAKAAADAAARAHALGELAKTQPILRLHQEDICQALGLQPIAKYQNDGGPSPEDIVALLRTHSSRPIEDIGAFVDALAFNWFIAGTDAHAKNYSLLHGGGGRVRLAPLYDVAGALPYLDPQQIKLAMKIGDKYRIRDIGPRQWRKLATGTRLDPDQTMARLVEFASNIPERVALVHGLIRGEGITHPIIDRLAEAITARAAQCLRMLRL; encoded by the coding sequence ATGATCGGGGATATTCTTGTTACGCTCCTTGCCGGACGGGAAATTGGTCAGATCCGACGGACTCGATCTAATCGCTTGACCTTCTCGTATAATGAGGAATGGCGGAAATTTCGCGGCGCTTTTCCGCTATCACTGTCGATGCCGCTTGCGGTTGGCGAACACAGTCATGAGAAAATCGAAGCCTTCCTCTGGGGGCTTTTGCCGGACAATGAACTCGTACTTGGCCGATGGGCGCATCGTTTTCAGGTCTCGGCGCGCAACGCTTTCTCGCTGGTGTCCTATATAGGTGAGGACTGTCCCGGCGCCGTCCAATTTGTCCGGCCGGAACGGCTTGATGCAATCCTTACTTCAAGAGTTCCGGAAATCGACTGGTTGGACGAAGCGGATGTGGCCGAGCGTCTTCGATCCCTTCGGGCTGATCAGTCTGCGTGGCGAATGCCGCACGATACCGGCCAGTTTAGCCTCGCCGGCGCTCAACCCAAGACGGCGCTTATCTATGATGGAGGACGTTGGGGTGTGCCCTCAGGCCGGATGCCCACGACTCATATATTCAAACCGCCCACGGGCGAATTCGACGGCCATGCCGAGAACGAGCATTTTTGCCTCATGCTGGCCCGTGAACTTGGCTTGCCCGCCGCAAGCTCCGAGATAATGCGTTTCGACGGCGAAACTGCCATTGTTATTGAACGCTTTGATCGTATCCGCACGTCGGGTATGGCGGCGGCGGCAGCGATGGAATCAGCATCTCACGCGGCAGCAACAGCTCCTATGAAAACAGAAGATGCTCCCGACGCCGCGAAAGCTGCCGCTGACGCAGCCGCACGGGCACATGCGCTGGGTGAGTTGGCAAAGACTCAACCGATCCTGCGGCTCCATCAGGAAGATATTTGCCAAGCCCTTGGGCTTCAGCCGATCGCCAAGTACCAGAATGATGGTGGACCTTCCCCTGAAGATATCGTCGCACTTCTCAGAACCCATTCAAGTCGCCCGATAGAAGATATTGGCGCATTTGTCGACGCGCTCGCCTTCAACTGGTTCATCGCCGGAACCGACGCCCATGCCAAGAACTACTCACTTCTTCATGGCGGCGGCGGACGTGTGCGTCTGGCTCCCCTCTATGATGTCGCCGGCGCCCTTCCCTACCTTGATCCTCAACAAATCAAGCTGGCGATGAAGATTGGCGATAAATACCGCATCAGGGATATCGGGCCTCGTCAGTGGCGAAAACTCGCAACCGGGACGCGCCTTGACCCGGACCAAACTATGGCGAGGCTTGTAGAATTTGCTTCCAACATACCGGAGCGCGTTGCCCTTGTTCACGGCCTGATCAGAGGGGAAGGCATAACGCACCCGATCATCGACAGACTTGCCGAAGCGATTACAGCCCGAGCGGCACAATGTCTCAGGATGTTGAGGCTGTGA
- a CDS encoding phosphate regulon transcriptional regulatory protein PhoB — protein sequence MLPLLPLILIVEDEAPQAEALRYNLDKAGFDVAVAVSGEKALGAIEKKNPDMIIVDWMLPEHSGVELCKILRARPETKRIPIIMLTARGEESDKVLGLDAGADDYVVKPYSPREMIARVRALLRRRSLDDPPETLAYAGVAIDIENHKVTRDGNAVHLGPIEFKLLKALMKKPGKVYSRDKLLDRVWGRDINVEDRTVDVHIRRLRKALNAGGKPDLIRTVRGAGYAMDNQTG from the coding sequence ATGCTTCCCCTGCTTCCCCTGATCCTTATTGTTGAAGATGAAGCCCCCCAGGCCGAGGCGCTTCGCTATAATCTGGACAAGGCCGGGTTTGATGTCGCCGTCGCCGTCAGCGGCGAAAAAGCGCTCGGCGCCATCGAGAAAAAGAATCCGGATATGATCATCGTCGACTGGATGCTGCCCGAGCACTCCGGCGTTGAGTTATGTAAAATCCTTCGCGCCCGCCCGGAAACCAAACGCATTCCGATAATCATGCTCACCGCTCGCGGCGAGGAGAGCGACAAGGTTCTGGGCCTGGACGCCGGCGCCGACGATTATGTGGTCAAGCCCTACTCGCCCCGGGAAATGATCGCCCGCGTCCGCGCCCTGTTGCGCCGCCGCAGCCTTGATGATCCGCCGGAGACGCTTGCGTACGCCGGGGTGGCTATCGATATTGAAAACCACAAGGTCACGCGGGATGGAAACGCCGTACATCTTGGGCCGATCGAGTTCAAGCTGCTCAAGGCGTTAATGAAAAAACCGGGAAAAGTCTATTCCCGCGACAAGCTGCTCGACCGCGTTTGGGGGCGCGACATCAACGTCGAAGACCGCACGGTGGACGTTCATATCCGTCGCCTTCGCAAGGCCCTCAACGCCGGCGGCAAACCCGACCTGATCCGCACCGTGCGGGGCGCCGGCTATGCCATGGATAATCAGACCGGTTAG
- a CDS encoding proline--tRNA ligase: MRLSQYFLPTLKETPSEAQIVSHRLMLRAGMIRQSGAGIYSWLPLGLRVLRNIERIVREEQDAAGAREMLMPTIQPADLWRKSGRYDAYGPEMLRIRDRHDREMLYGPTNEEQITEIVSGSLRSYKDMPRILYHIQWKFRDEIRPRFGVMRGREFLMKDAYSFDLDYEGAKRSYNKMFIAYLRTFDRMGLKAIPMKAKSGPIGGDMSHEFVILAETGESEVACHKDFLNNTWLDDVDPKSDLQITVNAFTAEYAATDEERNPQVEKAMGDDLVIARGIEVGHIFYFGTKYSEAMGARVTGPNGKEITLEMGSYGIGVSRLVGAVIEAFHDDNGIIWPESVAPFKVGLINLKAGDPTCDEESDRLFQALKGNRIDVLYDDRDERAGAKFADMDLIGLPWQLTVGPRGVKNGVVELKNRKTGEKAELSPEAALNKLTA, translated from the coding sequence ATGCGCTTGTCACAATATTTTCTGCCCACCCTCAAGGAGACGCCCTCGGAGGCGCAGATCGTTTCCCACCGGCTGATGCTGCGCGCCGGCATGATCCGCCAGTCCGGCGCCGGCATCTATTCGTGGCTGCCCCTGGGGTTGCGCGTACTCAGAAACATCGAGCGCATCGTCCGTGAAGAACAGGACGCCGCCGGCGCCCGGGAAATGCTGATGCCGACCATCCAGCCCGCCGACCTGTGGCGGAAAAGCGGTCGTTATGACGCTTACGGCCCGGAAATGCTGAGAATCAGGGACCGCCACGACCGCGAGATGCTCTACGGGCCGACCAACGAGGAACAGATTACCGAGATCGTCAGCGGCTCGTTGCGCAGCTACAAGGACATGCCCAGGATTTTATATCACATCCAATGGAAGTTCCGCGACGAGATCAGACCACGCTTCGGCGTCATGCGCGGACGCGAATTCCTGATGAAGGACGCCTATTCCTTCGACCTTGACTACGAAGGCGCCAAACGCTCCTACAACAAGATGTTTATCGCCTATCTGCGCACCTTCGACCGGATGGGGCTGAAAGCCATCCCGATGAAGGCGAAAAGCGGCCCCATCGGCGGCGACATGAGCCATGAGTTCGTCATCCTCGCCGAGACCGGCGAAAGCGAAGTGGCCTGCCACAAGGATTTTCTAAACAATACTTGGCTTGATGACGTTGATCCGAAAAGCGATCTTCAGATTACCGTTAACGCCTTCACCGCCGAGTACGCCGCCACCGACGAGGAACGCAACCCGCAAGTCGAAAAAGCCATGGGCGACGATCTGGTCATCGCGCGCGGCATCGAGGTCGGCCATATCTTTTATTTCGGAACCAAGTATTCCGAAGCCATGGGCGCCCGCGTCACCGGGCCGAACGGCAAGGAAATCACCCTGGAAATGGGGTCATACGGCATCGGCGTTTCGCGTCTCGTCGGCGCCGTCATCGAGGCCTTCCATGACGACAACGGCATCATCTGGCCGGAAAGCGTCGCCCCCTTCAAGGTGGGACTGATCAACCTGAAAGCGGGCGATCCGACGTGCGACGAGGAAAGCGACCGACTCTTCCAGGCCTTGAAAGGAAACCGCATTGACGTCCTGTATGACGACCGCGACGAACGGGCCGGAGCAAAATTCGCCGATATGGACCTGATCGGCCTGCCCTGGCAATTAACGGTGGGGCCGCGCGGCGTCAAGAACGGCGTCGTCGAGCTTAAGAACCGCAAGACCGGCGAAAAGGCGGAACTTTCTCCCGAAGCCGCCCTCAACAAGCTGACGGCCTGA
- a CDS encoding multidrug ABC transporter substrate-binding protein, which produces MFSAFEWMMAMRYLRARRQEGFISVIAWFSLLGIALGVATLIIVMSVMNGFRQELLGRILGLNGHLSVYGSVNEITDYGPMAEKVQGVAGVISVTPMVEGQVMASARGEARGALVRGLSPEGLAGREIIASNIESGSLEGFREDNVVIGARLADRLGLRVGDRITLISPKGNVTVFGTAPRMRAYNIAATFNVGMYEYDSTFVFMPLAAAQTYFNMQKTVSNLEVFVVNPDRSVEVGRNILAALGGHGRIHDWQQANSGFFNAIQVERNVMFLILTLIIVVAAFNIISSMIMLVKDKGKDIAILRTMGATRGMIMRIFFLSGAGVGVIGTLTGLILGLSFAENIETIRQWIQGFTGAELFAAEIYFLSKLPAVVDPAEVTVVVLMGLGLSFLATLYPSWRAARSDPAEALRYE; this is translated from the coding sequence ATGTTTTCCGCCTTTGAATGGATGATGGCCATGCGCTACCTGAGGGCGCGCCGCCAGGAAGGATTCATCTCCGTCATCGCCTGGTTTTCCCTGCTCGGCATCGCGCTGGGGGTGGCGACGCTGATTATCGTCATGTCGGTGATGAACGGCTTTCGCCAGGAATTGCTGGGCCGCATCCTCGGCCTGAACGGACACCTCAGCGTCTACGGCAGCGTCAACGAGATCACGGATTACGGCCCCATGGCGGAAAAGGTGCAGGGCGTCGCCGGCGTCATCAGCGTCACCCCCATGGTCGAGGGACAGGTGATGGCCTCGGCCAGGGGCGAGGCCAGAGGCGCCCTGGTGCGCGGACTCAGCCCCGAAGGACTGGCCGGGCGCGAAATCATCGCCTCCAACATCGAGTCAGGATCGCTGGAAGGCTTCAGGGAAGACAATGTGGTGATCGGGGCGCGTCTGGCCGACCGGCTGGGGCTTCGCGTCGGCGACAGGATCACCCTGATTTCGCCCAAGGGCAACGTCACCGTTTTCGGCACGGCGCCGCGTATGCGGGCGTACAATATCGCCGCCACCTTCAACGTCGGCATGTATGAATACGATTCCACCTTCGTCTTTATGCCGCTGGCGGCGGCGCAAACGTACTTCAACATGCAAAAGACGGTGAGCAATCTGGAGGTCTTTGTCGTGAACCCGGATCGCTCCGTCGAGGTCGGCCGCAATATTCTCGCCGCCCTCGGCGGCCACGGGCGCATTCACGACTGGCAACAGGCGAATTCCGGCTTTTTCAACGCCATCCAGGTGGAGCGCAACGTCATGTTCCTGATCCTCACCCTGATTATCGTGGTCGCCGCCTTCAACATCATCTCGTCGATGATCATGCTGGTCAAGGACAAGGGCAAGGACATCGCCATCCTGCGCACGATGGGAGCGACGCGGGGCATGATCATGCGTATTTTCTTCCTCAGCGGCGCCGGCGTCGGCGTTATCGGCACCCTGACCGGCCTCATCCTCGGCCTGTCCTTCGCCGAAAACATCGAGACCATTCGCCAGTGGATACAAGGATTTACCGGAGCCGAACTGTTCGCCGCCGAGATATATTTCCTGTCCAAGCTGCCCGCCGTCGTCGATCCGGCGGAAGTGACGGTGGTGGTGCTGATGGGGCTGGGGCTGTCATTCCTGGCCACCTTGTACCCGTCGTGGCGGGCGGCGCGCAGCGACCCGGCGGAAGCGTTGCGCTATGAGTAA
- a CDS encoding ABC transporter, whose protein sequence is MSKPVLRLDGVKRVFEQGKTVLEVLRGVDLEIREGQTLALVGPSGSGKSTLLHVAGLLEKADCGEVTICGETASSLNDDARTRLRRHNIGFVYQYHHLLPEFTALENIMIPQIIAGISRSEATMRAAEMLEWLGLAKRATHRPARLSGGEQQRVAIGRALANTPRLLLADEPTGNLDPETAGDVFEVLIKLVRGAGLAAVIATHNPDLAARMDRIVSLRDGLLVEE, encoded by the coding sequence ATGAGTAAGCCTGTGCTCAGACTTGACGGCGTCAAGCGCGTATTCGAGCAGGGAAAGACGGTGCTGGAAGTTCTGCGCGGCGTCGATCTGGAAATCCGCGAAGGCCAGACCCTCGCCCTGGTCGGCCCGTCCGGCTCCGGCAAGTCGACTCTGCTGCATGTCGCCGGCTTGCTTGAGAAGGCCGATTGCGGAGAGGTGACGATATGCGGCGAGACCGCCTCGTCGTTAAACGACGACGCCCGGACCCGCCTGCGCCGCCACAACATCGGTTTCGTTTACCAATACCATCATCTGCTGCCGGAATTCACGGCGCTGGAAAATATCATGATCCCCCAGATCATCGCCGGCATCAGCCGCTCCGAGGCGACGATGAGGGCGGCGGAGATGCTGGAATGGCTGGGCCTCGCCAAACGCGCCACCCACCGCCCGGCAAGGCTTTCCGGCGGCGAACAGCAACGGGTCGCCATCGGACGCGCCCTGGCCAACACGCCCAGGCTGCTGCTGGCCGACGAACCCACCGGCAACCTGGACCCGGAAACCGCCGGAGATGTCTTCGAGGTGCTGATAAAGCTGGTGCGCGGCGCCGGCCTAGCCGCCGTCATCGCCACCCACAACCCCGACCTGGCGGCCCGCATGGACCGCATCGTCAGCCTGAGGGACGGACTGCTGGTGGAGGAGTGA
- a CDS encoding DNA polymerase III subunit alpha, whose product MAHADFVHLRVHTAYSLSEGAVRIDDLVSLCGEYAMPAVAMTDTNNLFGALEFSPACAKAGVQPIIGCRLSIARDRDGGRVGFIESDPLVLLVQNMEGYHNLLKLLGAAYLGAKDVADPRVDMKTLASHSRGLIALAGGAKGPVGHLLAEGQGEAAEELLARLAAAFPGRLYVELTRHGMDVEKLCEPALIDLAYKLDLPLVATNEVFFTVPDMYEAHDALICIAAGAYLSQDDRRRLTPEHYFKSAREMRALFRDLPEAVDNTVVIARRCSFMVEPVAPILPPYDCGEGRTEEDEMRAQSEKGLEKRLRDQVLKPTMTDDEKEHAARPYRERLEYELGIIVKMKFSGYFLIVADFIRWAKEHGIPVGPGRGSGAGSVVAWALTITDLDPLRFGLLFERFLNPERVSMADFDIDFCQDRRDEVIRYVQEKYGRDHVAQIITFGKLQARAVLRDVGRVLEMPYPQVDLICKMIPNNPADPVTLEKAIESEPRLRQMIDGDAAVSRLVAIARRLEGLYRHASTHAAGVVIGDRPLCELIPLYRDPHSDMPVSGFNMKYVESAGLVKFDFLGLKTLTVIARAVALIADGGKTIDISALPLDDRATFDMLGRGDTIGVFQLESSGMVDVLRKLRPDAFEDIIAVVALYRPGPMDNIPSYIRRKHGLEKPDYLYPTLEGILKETFGIIIYQEQVMQIAQELSGYTLGGADLLRRAMGKKNQKEMDKQRQTFIDGAVSRGAPAGKASDIFDYVDKFAGYGFNKSHAAAYALVAYQTAWLKANYPVEFMAASMTLDISNTDKLAGFRQELRDLNVPLLPPDINASGPLFTVERNAAGGSIRYALAAVRNVGEAAMRELVAERDKNGPFKDMDDFVNRLDPRAVNKRQFENLARAGAFDALNANRRQVFEGVETLLRHAGAAAHDRTSNQISLFGGDAAPVAGVSLPATVEWNEMERLKEEAEAIGFYLSGHPLDAYAKSLKRIKALTHAEIVENGHPGLVSMAGAVISSKERTSAKGNRYAFVRFSDASGDFEITVFSDILTSSRHLLEEGRCLLIKANAHFEEETARFTAISFEDLNSVAARAASGVKVFVNAADPLDRLCDALSCCKKGKGQVVLVSRLDSSNGDGSREVEIRLPGGYAISPEVLVAIRSISGIAGVEEM is encoded by the coding sequence ATGGCTCACGCTGATTTCGTTCACCTTCGGGTTCACACCGCCTATTCCCTTTCCGAGGGAGCGGTGCGGATTGACGATCTGGTCTCCCTATGCGGCGAATACGCTATGCCCGCCGTGGCGATGACCGACACCAACAACCTGTTCGGCGCCCTGGAGTTTTCTCCGGCCTGCGCCAAGGCCGGCGTGCAGCCGATCATCGGCTGCCGGTTGAGCATAGCCCGCGACCGTGACGGCGGGCGCGTCGGATTTATCGAGTCCGATCCCCTGGTTTTGCTGGTCCAGAACATGGAGGGCTACCACAATCTGCTGAAGCTGTTGGGCGCGGCCTATCTCGGCGCAAAAGACGTTGCCGACCCCAGGGTTGACATGAAGACGCTGGCCTCCCACAGCCGGGGGCTTATCGCCCTTGCCGGCGGCGCTAAAGGTCCGGTCGGGCATTTATTGGCCGAGGGACAGGGCGAGGCGGCGGAAGAATTGCTCGCCCGTCTGGCCGCCGCTTTTCCGGGACGGCTTTATGTGGAACTCACCCGCCACGGCATGGACGTTGAGAAATTGTGCGAGCCGGCGCTGATCGACCTTGCTTACAAGCTGGACCTTCCGCTGGTCGCCACCAACGAGGTCTTTTTTACCGTCCCCGACATGTACGAGGCCCATGACGCCCTTATCTGCATCGCCGCCGGCGCCTATTTATCCCAGGATGACCGGCGGCGCCTGACGCCCGAACATTATTTCAAGAGCGCCAGGGAAATGCGCGCCTTGTTCCGGGACTTGCCGGAGGCCGTAGACAACACCGTTGTGATCGCCAGGCGTTGCTCTTTCATGGTCGAGCCGGTCGCTCCCATTCTGCCTCCCTATGATTGCGGCGAAGGGCGCACCGAGGAGGATGAAATGCGCGCCCAATCCGAAAAAGGGCTGGAAAAGCGTCTGCGGGATCAGGTTTTAAAGCCGACGATGACCGACGACGAAAAAGAACACGCCGCCCGTCCCTATCGGGAGCGTCTGGAGTACGAACTCGGCATCATCGTCAAAATGAAATTCTCCGGCTATTTCCTGATCGTCGCCGACTTCATCCGCTGGGCCAAGGAACACGGCATACCGGTAGGGCCGGGACGCGGCTCGGGCGCCGGTTCGGTAGTCGCCTGGGCGCTGACCATCACCGACCTCGACCCCCTGCGTTTCGGCCTGTTGTTCGAGAGGTTCCTCAACCCCGAGCGCGTGTCGATGGCCGATTTCGACATCGACTTCTGCCAGGACCGCCGCGACGAGGTTATCCGCTATGTGCAGGAGAAATACGGGCGCGACCACGTCGCCCAGATCATTACCTTCGGAAAATTGCAGGCCCGCGCCGTTCTGCGCGATGTCGGCCGGGTGCTGGAAATGCCTTATCCCCAGGTCGATCTTATCTGCAAGATGATCCCCAACAACCCGGCCGACCCGGTCACCCTGGAAAAGGCCATCGAGAGCGAACCCCGATTGCGTCAAATGATCGACGGCGACGCCGCCGTCTCCCGTCTGGTCGCCATCGCCCGCAGGCTGGAAGGCCTGTATCGTCACGCTTCCACTCACGCCGCCGGCGTCGTCATCGGCGACAGGCCGCTCTGCGAGTTGATTCCGCTGTACCGCGATCCGCACTCCGACATGCCGGTTTCCGGCTTCAACATGAAATACGTCGAGTCGGCGGGGCTGGTAAAGTTCGACTTTCTCGGCCTCAAAACCCTGACGGTAATCGCCAGAGCCGTCGCTCTGATCGCCGACGGCGGCAAGACCATAGACATCTCCGCCCTGCCGCTGGATGACCGCGCCACCTTCGACATGCTGGGGCGCGGCGACACCATCGGCGTCTTCCAGTTGGAAAGTTCCGGCATGGTCGATGTGTTAAGAAAGCTCAGGCCCGACGCTTTCGAGGATATCATCGCCGTCGTCGCCCTCTACCGCCCCGGCCCGATGGATAACATCCCGAGCTATATCAGGCGCAAGCACGGCCTGGAGAAACCCGACTACCTGTATCCGACGCTGGAGGGAATTCTCAAGGAAACTTTCGGCATCATTATCTACCAGGAACAGGTGATGCAGATCGCCCAGGAATTATCCGGCTACACGCTGGGCGGCGCCGATCTGCTGCGCCGCGCCATGGGCAAGAAAAACCAGAAGGAGATGGACAAACAACGCCAAACCTTCATCGACGGCGCCGTGTCGCGTGGGGCGCCGGCAGGCAAGGCCTCCGACATCTTCGATTATGTGGACAAGTTCGCCGGCTACGGATTCAACAAGTCCCACGCCGCCGCCTACGCCCTGGTCGCCTATCAGACCGCCTGGCTGAAGGCCAACTATCCGGTCGAGTTCATGGCCGCCTCAATGACGCTGGATATCAGCAACACCGACAAGCTGGCCGGTTTCCGCCAGGAATTGAGAGACCTGAACGTGCCGTTGCTGCCGCCCGATATCAACGCCTCGGGTCCGCTGTTTACCGTCGAGCGCAACGCCGCCGGCGGTTCTATCCGTTACGCCCTGGCCGCCGTCAGGAACGTCGGCGAGGCCGCCATGCGGGAACTGGTCGCCGAACGGGATAAAAACGGCCCCTTCAAGGATATGGATGATTTCGTCAACCGCCTGGACCCGCGCGCTGTCAACAAGCGCCAGTTCGAGAATCTGGCGAGGGCCGGAGCCTTTGACGCCCTGAACGCCAACCGGAGACAGGTCTTCGAGGGCGTGGAAACCTTGTTGCGCCACGCCGGCGCCGCCGCCCATGATCGCACCAGCAACCAGATCAGCCTGTTCGGTGGAGACGCCGCCCCGGTCGCCGGCGTTTCCCTGCCCGCAACCGTTGAATGGAATGAGATGGAGCGCCTGAAGGAGGAAGCGGAAGCCATCGGTTTCTATCTTTCCGGCCACCCCCTGGACGCCTACGCCAAGAGCCTGAAACGCATCAAGGCCCTTACCCATGCCGAAATAGTAGAAAACGGCCATCCCGGCCTTGTCAGCATGGCGGGAGCCGTAATTTCAAGCAAGGAGCGCACTTCGGCCAAGGGCAATCGCTATGCCTTTGTTCGCTTCTCCGACGCCTCGGGGGATTTCGAGATCACCGTATTTTCCGACATCCTTACCTCCAGCCGCCATCTGCTGGAGGAAGGAAGATGCCTGCTCATCAAGGCCAACGCCCATTTCGAGGAGGAAACGGCGCGCTTTACCGCCATTTCCTTCGAGGATTTGAATAGCGTGGCGGCGCGCGCCGCCTCCGGCGTCAAGGTGTTCGTTAACGCCGCTGATCCCCTTGACCGGCTTTGCGACGCCCTGTCCTGTTGTAAAAAAGGCAAGGGGCAAGTGGTGCTGGTGTCAAGGCTGGATTCTTCTAATGGCGACGGCAGCCGGGAAGTGGAAATCAGGTTGCCCGGCGGATACGCCATCTCTCCGGAAGTCCTGGTCGCTATTCGCTCCATCTCCGGAATCGCCGGGGTCGAGGAGATGTAA